The following coding sequences lie in one Thalassoglobus polymorphus genomic window:
- a CDS encoding Gfo/Idh/MocA family protein yields the protein MTDKKRLRLGILGCGRIVTRRVLPASSQSELVSLFAIASQREGVAQESASDFQIPHAFNSYDELLKSDDVDAVYIPSTGDQHHRWTIAAAEAGKHVLCEKPLAPTLREAEEMVAACRENNVLLQEAFMWRQHSRAQMLKSVLQDGAIGNLRLITVNFSFNIDRNDWRLRPERGGGAMWDLGCYGVNASRFFTEAEPTAISADAHWWETGVDMTMRIGLTFPNEVLANIDCSFELPFRCRMELVGDGGRIVVDPAFQPGEKPSFQLWRSADHDAPMETIETSSRDQYACQLDAFALGIQEGKLVDSAEDGLQNMKVMEEILNTAKKASTASPKA from the coding sequence ATGACTGATAAAAAACGTCTCCGACTCGGAATTCTTGGCTGCGGCCGAATTGTGACCCGTCGCGTTCTGCCTGCATCCTCGCAAAGTGAACTGGTGAGTCTCTTCGCCATTGCCAGTCAGCGAGAGGGAGTGGCTCAGGAATCTGCGAGCGACTTTCAGATTCCCCACGCCTTCAACAGTTACGACGAACTCCTGAAGTCGGATGATGTTGACGCGGTGTATATTCCAAGTACGGGCGATCAGCACCACCGGTGGACCATTGCAGCGGCTGAAGCGGGCAAACATGTCCTATGCGAGAAACCGCTCGCACCGACTCTTCGAGAAGCTGAGGAGATGGTCGCTGCGTGCCGCGAAAACAACGTATTGCTGCAAGAAGCTTTCATGTGGCGACAACACTCTCGAGCACAGATGCTCAAGAGCGTTTTACAAGACGGAGCGATTGGAAATCTTCGGCTAATCACCGTGAACTTTTCGTTCAATATCGATCGCAACGATTGGCGACTGAGGCCAGAACGAGGCGGCGGAGCGATGTGGGACCTCGGTTGTTACGGAGTCAATGCGAGCCGCTTCTTTACCGAAGCGGAGCCGACTGCGATTTCTGCCGATGCACATTGGTGGGAAACCGGTGTCGATATGACCATGCGAATCGGACTGACTTTCCCGAACGAAGTACTCGCCAATATTGATTGCAGTTTTGAGTTGCCGTTCCGCTGCCGCATGGAACTTGTTGGAGACGGTGGGCGAATTGTCGTCGATCCCGCATTTCAACCGGGTGAGAAGCCATCGTTTCAACTTTGGCGTTCAGCAGATCATGATGCTCCCATGGAAACGATCGAAACAAGTTCTCGCGACCAGTATGCCTGTCAGCTCGACGCTTTTGCGTTGGGAATTCAAGAAGGGAAACTCGTCGATTCTGCTGAAGATGGTTTGCAGAACATGAAAGTGATGGAAGAAATTCTGAACACCGCGAAGAAGGCCTCGACGGCTTCTCCGAAGGCATGA
- a CDS encoding UbiX family flavin prenyltransferase, which yields MKRIVVAITGASGSLYGVRLLQVLLETGNEVHLTISPAATQVFAAELGLQIDPLQFNAEELLNSIPEDSQVRERTGKLYSHAYQDFSAGIASGSFLTDGMVICPCSMGTLSSIANGLSSNLIHRAADVHLKERRKLIVVPRETPLGSLQLGNMKTLSDAGAVILPAMPGFYHQPQSIMDLIDFVVTRICDQLEVSANLTKRWGNSAK from the coding sequence ATGAAACGTATTGTTGTCGCCATCACCGGAGCGAGTGGATCACTTTATGGAGTCCGCTTGTTACAAGTCCTACTCGAAACAGGAAACGAAGTTCATTTGACGATCAGCCCGGCAGCGACGCAGGTTTTTGCTGCTGAGCTGGGACTGCAAATTGATCCTCTCCAGTTCAACGCCGAGGAACTACTGAATTCAATCCCCGAAGACTCGCAAGTTCGAGAACGAACCGGGAAACTGTATTCCCATGCGTATCAGGATTTTTCGGCGGGAATCGCAAGTGGTTCCTTCCTGACTGACGGGATGGTGATTTGCCCCTGCTCAATGGGAACATTAAGCAGTATTGCAAATGGCCTTTCATCGAATTTAATTCACCGAGCTGCCGATGTTCATTTGAAAGAGCGCAGGAAGTTGATTGTTGTTCCTCGCGAAACTCCACTTGGAAGCCTTCAGCTGGGAAACATGAAAACATTGTCCGACGCCGGAGCAGTGATTTTACCCGCGATGCCAGGATTTTATCATCAACCACAGTCGATTATGGATCTGATAGATTTTGTCGTCACTCGGATCTGCGACCAACTTGAGGTCTCTGCGAACCTCACAAAGCGTTGGGGAAACTCAGCAAAATAG
- a CDS encoding DUF1559 domain-containing protein, whose product MRRCDIKQREISRKKSGFTLVELLVVIAIIGLLVAMLMPAVQRAREAARRSSCLNNIKQLGLASQNYLDSHRTFPSGWIEADVDPLNPNPPAPLCDIDLSQYFSPPVVISSGSAPPITISDWTMGRPWALHSLILPQIEQGTLAIQFELDKTSNNPDAPINSNWEYLQVPVPSYVCPSASLPDNRPGNLAYSSYRGNMGFVATQAQNAQGQLPPQGGPVENGIFFKNSSVDDRDITDGMSNTIIFAESLFGGFWGDSYACCARGRDDISGSRFDTYWTGTPANAQNCNLTGSIHFFGFGSFHGDVLNIALADGSSRSMAKNVDDQIFFALCTRNGGEPIGGEF is encoded by the coding sequence ATGCGTCGATGCGACATCAAACAACGTGAAATCTCCCGAAAAAAATCGGGGTTCACGCTCGTCGAATTGCTTGTGGTCATCGCAATTATCGGCCTCCTGGTCGCTATGCTGATGCCAGCTGTGCAACGTGCTAGAGAAGCAGCACGTCGGAGTTCTTGCTTGAACAACATCAAGCAACTTGGACTGGCATCACAAAACTACCTCGACAGCCATCGAACCTTTCCTTCAGGCTGGATTGAAGCTGACGTTGATCCTCTCAACCCAAATCCTCCGGCCCCGTTATGCGATATCGACCTGTCGCAATATTTTTCTCCTCCTGTTGTGATCAGCTCTGGGAGTGCACCACCGATTACGATTAGTGACTGGACGATGGGACGCCCTTGGGCTTTGCACTCATTGATTCTGCCACAGATCGAGCAGGGGACGCTCGCCATTCAGTTTGAACTCGACAAAACCAGCAACAACCCCGATGCACCAATCAACAGTAACTGGGAGTATCTTCAGGTTCCTGTTCCCTCGTACGTTTGCCCAAGTGCCAGCCTTCCGGACAACCGACCGGGCAACCTTGCCTATTCCAGTTACCGAGGAAACATGGGATTCGTGGCAACACAAGCTCAGAACGCACAAGGCCAACTCCCCCCTCAGGGCGGCCCGGTCGAGAACGGAATTTTCTTCAAGAACAGCAGCGTTGATGACCGCGACATTACTGATGGAATGTCGAACACAATCATCTTTGCAGAATCACTCTTCGGTGGTTTTTGGGGCGACAGCTACGCCTGTTGTGCTCGAGGACGCGACGACATTTCCGGTTCGCGATTCGACACCTACTGGACCGGAACACCTGCCAATGCTCAAAACTGTAACCTTACAGGAAGTATTCACTTCTTCGGCTTCGGTAGCTTCCACGGCGATGTTTTGAATATCGCTCTGGCAGATGGATCGTCTCGGTCGATGGCGAAAAACGTCGATGACCAGATTTTCTTCGCACTCTGCACACGGAATGGCGGAGAGCCAATTGGTGGAGAATTTTAG
- a CDS encoding class I SAM-dependent methyltransferase — translation MTAHLEEFINAFHSSVGEKRFQRLILSAPTQGTSLETPRKQTVRPIEIKGQNVLQWELQFDKLQTHQNLSYEESVEKFRNEFGDLFREAYLFTNESEEILRKSKKGLKHTKKKTTPQEPRVSLKHNRSKNYLIPEGVPCPFLEALGIMNAAGKVHAARQKKFRQVNRYLEIVNDLYSELPADGPIRIVDFGCGLSYLTFGVHYLLTSIHQREVILHGIDQKTDVISRCQSLAEKLQLEGLEFSNGKIENTAQQTKVHLALSLHACDSATDVALAYAVNAQADVILAVPCCQHEVFPQLQNDDLKLILKHGILKERIAALVTDALRAATLEAKGYKTQIMEFIDLEHTPKNLLIRSVRRDKPPDANSLSRYEDLKEILHIQHLATDQILK, via the coding sequence ATGACCGCTCATCTCGAAGAATTCATCAACGCATTCCACAGTTCCGTTGGAGAGAAGCGATTCCAACGCTTGATCTTGAGTGCACCAACTCAAGGAACCTCACTCGAAACTCCACGCAAGCAAACCGTTCGTCCCATAGAAATCAAGGGGCAGAACGTTCTTCAATGGGAACTCCAGTTCGATAAGCTGCAGACTCACCAGAACCTCTCATATGAGGAGTCAGTCGAGAAATTCCGCAACGAATTTGGAGACCTGTTTCGGGAAGCTTATCTCTTCACTAATGAAAGTGAAGAGATCCTTAGAAAGTCAAAGAAAGGGCTGAAACACACAAAGAAGAAAACGACGCCTCAGGAACCCCGCGTCTCATTAAAACACAATCGGTCCAAGAACTATCTCATCCCTGAAGGTGTTCCTTGTCCGTTTCTGGAAGCACTTGGAATCATGAACGCTGCAGGGAAGGTCCATGCAGCTCGCCAAAAGAAATTCCGTCAGGTCAATCGTTACCTCGAGATCGTCAACGACCTTTATTCCGAACTCCCCGCCGATGGACCAATTCGAATTGTCGATTTCGGTTGCGGGCTCAGCTACCTGACTTTTGGAGTCCATTACCTGCTGACGTCCATCCATCAAAGAGAGGTCATCCTGCACGGCATCGACCAAAAAACAGATGTCATCTCACGTTGCCAGAGTCTCGCTGAGAAACTTCAACTGGAGGGACTGGAGTTCTCGAACGGAAAGATTGAGAACACGGCGCAACAGACGAAAGTTCACCTGGCTCTTTCATTGCACGCTTGCGACAGTGCCACGGATGTTGCTCTTGCCTATGCCGTCAATGCTCAGGCAGATGTCATCCTTGCGGTTCCCTGCTGCCAACATGAAGTCTTTCCTCAGCTCCAGAATGACGATCTGAAACTGATTCTAAAACACGGAATCCTCAAAGAGCGAATCGCAGCTCTCGTAACCGATGCACTCCGCGCAGCGACGCTGGAAGCCAAGGGTTACAAAACTCAGATCATGGAGTTCATCGACCTGGAACATACCCCAAAGAATTTATTGATTCGCTCTGTGCGACGAGACAAGCCTCCTGACGCTAACTCACTCTCGCGATACGAAGATCTGAAGGAGATCCTGCATATTCAGCATCTCGCTACAGATCAAATTCTTAAGTAA
- a CDS encoding ammonia-forming cytochrome c nitrite reductase subunit c552, whose product MKSSNQGLVRWMFLLTFLVGAASFGVIALLVSIFERKQEARTPFVKIVEVNEVSTDPEPWGLNFPLQYETYLKTVDTERTEFGGSDALPPSKLEKQPWLKRLYAGYAFSLDYREARGHAYMLSDQKATKRVTEVQQAGACLHCHASIVPTYRRIGLEEQGVEVTEAKLADSFNQEAVMAGFKAVSQQNFEDVYAELLKTPDGVVEATEGDPHLGGAHPVSCIDCHNPDTMQIRVTRPGFIEGIAKLAESEDPVPHLPSIAKWRESGKERPYDPNLDASRQEMRSFVCGQCHVEYYCANKMTLTFPWSNGLKVEDLEKEWEETEFPDGGGEFYDYVHKETGTKVFKAQHPEFELWSQGIHARAGVSCSDCHMPYEKEGATKFSTHWVRSPMLNINRACQTCHNVPEAELKARVDIIQNRTTAQMDRAAVAMTDMLDAIIEAQKNGATEEQLKPIREMQRKAMWRLDYISSENSKGFHADQEAVRILGESIDYSRQAQAAAYKIGNTKEAAEKE is encoded by the coding sequence ATGAAATCTTCAAATCAAGGCCTCGTTCGTTGGATGTTCCTCCTGACATTTCTGGTCGGTGCGGCATCTTTTGGTGTGATTGCGTTGCTTGTGAGTATCTTCGAGCGGAAGCAGGAAGCACGAACGCCATTTGTGAAAATTGTCGAAGTGAACGAAGTGAGCACAGACCCTGAACCATGGGGGCTGAACTTTCCTTTGCAATATGAAACATACTTGAAGACGGTCGATACCGAACGGACTGAGTTCGGCGGGAGCGATGCTTTGCCCCCAAGTAAGCTGGAGAAGCAACCCTGGTTGAAAAGGCTTTACGCCGGATATGCGTTCAGTCTCGATTACCGCGAAGCGCGTGGGCATGCCTATATGCTGAGCGATCAGAAAGCGACGAAACGGGTTACGGAAGTCCAGCAAGCTGGGGCTTGTCTGCATTGTCATGCCTCGATCGTCCCGACGTATCGCCGAATCGGTCTTGAAGAACAAGGGGTCGAGGTGACTGAAGCCAAGCTGGCAGACTCCTTTAATCAGGAAGCTGTGATGGCTGGTTTTAAGGCTGTCAGCCAACAGAACTTTGAGGATGTGTACGCAGAGTTGTTGAAGACTCCAGATGGGGTCGTCGAAGCAACCGAAGGTGACCCTCATCTAGGTGGCGCCCATCCTGTTTCCTGCATCGATTGTCACAATCCTGACACAATGCAAATCCGGGTCACACGTCCGGGGTTCATTGAAGGAATCGCCAAGCTGGCTGAGAGCGAGGATCCGGTTCCACACTTGCCGAGTATCGCAAAATGGCGTGAGTCGGGAAAAGAAAGGCCGTATGATCCGAACCTGGATGCGTCCCGACAGGAAATGCGGTCGTTCGTCTGTGGACAGTGTCACGTTGAATACTACTGTGCAAACAAAATGACGCTGACGTTCCCCTGGAGCAATGGACTCAAAGTCGAAGATCTGGAAAAAGAATGGGAAGAGACCGAATTCCCTGATGGAGGCGGCGAATTCTACGACTATGTTCACAAAGAAACAGGAACGAAAGTCTTCAAGGCTCAGCATCCAGAGTTTGAACTCTGGAGTCAGGGAATTCATGCAAGAGCCGGTGTCAGTTGCAGCGACTGTCACATGCCGTATGAAAAGGAAGGGGCCACCAAATTCAGCACTCACTGGGTGAGAAGCCCGATGTTAAATATCAACCGCGCCTGTCAAACCTGTCACAATGTTCCAGAAGCAGAACTGAAAGCTCGCGTTGACATTATTCAAAATCGTACAACAGCACAGATGGATCGGGCTGCTGTGGCCATGACTGATATGCTCGATGCCATCATTGAAGCACAGAAGAATGGAGCGACTGAGGAGCAGTTGAAGCCGATCCGAGAGATGCAGCGTAAAGCGATGTGGCGGCTCGACTACATCAGCAGCGAAAACTCCAAAGGGTTCCACGCGGATCAGGAAGCGGTCCGAATTCTCGGTGAGTCAATCGACTACAGCCGTCAGGCACAAGCAGCCGCGTACAAAATCGGGAACACCAAGGAAGCGGCTGAAAAAGAGTAG
- the nrfH gene encoding cytochrome c nitrite reductase small subunit, translating to MYFAVTFSAMLGILAGLGVFTFGYGKGASYLSNDPKGCANCHVMQDHFDSWQQSSHHHVAVCNDCHLPHDFVGKWVTKADNGFFHSLAFTLHDYHDPIQIKPRNRRVTQSSCIDCHEDFIHPLLPVETEAGTGDAKAHDMLSCVHCHSDVGHAFRTISSGSKRD from the coding sequence ATCTATTTTGCCGTCACCTTTTCTGCAATGCTGGGGATCTTGGCCGGGTTGGGAGTCTTCACGTTTGGGTACGGAAAAGGGGCCAGCTACCTCAGCAATGATCCCAAAGGATGTGCGAATTGCCACGTGATGCAGGACCATTTCGATTCCTGGCAACAGAGCAGCCACCACCATGTCGCAGTCTGCAATGATTGTCACCTGCCTCACGATTTTGTGGGGAAATGGGTGACAAAAGCAGACAACGGATTCTTTCACTCTTTGGCGTTTACGCTGCATGATTACCACGATCCAATTCAAATCAAGCCGCGGAATCGGCGTGTGACTCAAAGCTCATGTATCGATTGTCATGAGGATTTTATTCATCCTCTTTTGCCGGTCGAAACAGAAGCAGGCACGGGCGATGCCAAGGCTCATGACATGCTCTCTTGCGTTCATTGTCATAGCGATGTCGGCCACGCTTTCCGGACGATTTCATCCGGTTCAAAACGAGATTAA
- a CDS encoding 5-(carboxyamino)imidazole ribonucleotide synthase: MLKQISPGAKLGVLGSGQLGRMFAIEARRLGYGVHVFSPDEKTPTGAVADREWTTNYDNFDAIDEFARSVDVVTLEFENVPTAALNQIEKFVPVRPGPQVLEAAQNRLKEKSLMRSFGLPTAPFAAIDSLETLTSKLAEFGGQGILKTASWGYDGKGQQMVTSDADLATIWGQYAGNETILEGFIDFTRELSIIGIRDANGNFDCFDPILNHHANHILDVSLAGPGLFRPKVIERAKEIVRTVMDSLDVVGVLCVELFETSGDDLLVNEIAPRPHNSGHLTVDASYCCQFAQQVRSICNLPLGSTELRQPAAMANLLGDLWPKASQPDWAAVLSCPEVHLHLYGKSEAKPGRKMGHLTALSNDVSSAEEIARRVRSLL; the protein is encoded by the coding sequence ATGCTAAAGCAGATTTCTCCCGGTGCGAAGCTGGGTGTTCTTGGAAGTGGTCAACTCGGACGGATGTTTGCTATTGAAGCACGTCGTCTGGGGTATGGCGTTCATGTCTTTTCCCCAGATGAAAAGACACCAACAGGGGCTGTGGCCGATCGCGAGTGGACTACCAATTATGACAACTTCGATGCGATCGATGAATTCGCAAGAAGTGTTGATGTGGTGACACTCGAATTCGAGAACGTTCCGACCGCTGCGCTCAATCAAATTGAAAAATTTGTTCCGGTCCGCCCGGGACCGCAGGTTCTTGAAGCGGCTCAGAATCGACTCAAGGAAAAGTCTTTGATGCGCAGCTTCGGGCTTCCAACAGCTCCGTTTGCTGCCATTGACTCTTTGGAAACTCTGACTTCTAAACTAGCTGAATTTGGCGGTCAAGGAATATTGAAAACGGCCAGCTGGGGGTATGACGGAAAAGGTCAACAAATGGTGACCAGCGATGCCGATCTGGCGACTATTTGGGGACAGTACGCAGGCAACGAGACAATCCTCGAAGGCTTCATCGACTTCACTCGCGAGCTGTCGATCATTGGAATCCGAGATGCAAATGGAAACTTTGATTGTTTCGATCCAATCTTGAATCACCATGCCAACCACATTTTGGATGTTTCGTTAGCGGGGCCGGGACTGTTTCGTCCGAAAGTGATTGAGAGAGCCAAGGAGATCGTGCGAACGGTGATGGACTCACTTGATGTGGTGGGCGTACTTTGTGTGGAGCTGTTTGAAACCAGCGGCGATGATCTGCTCGTGAACGAGATCGCTCCGCGACCGCATAACTCAGGACACCTGACAGTCGATGCCAGTTACTGTTGCCAGTTCGCACAGCAGGTCCGGTCGATTTGTAATCTTCCGCTGGGTTCAACAGAGCTTCGGCAGCCGGCTGCAATGGCCAATCTCCTCGGTGATCTCTGGCCGAAAGCGAGCCAACCGGACTGGGCGGCTGTGCTTTCGTGCCCTGAAGTTCATCTGCATTTGTATGGGAAAAGCGAAGCCAAACCAGGTCGGAAGATGGGGCATCTCACCGCACTCTCCAACGATGTTTCCAGCGCGGAAGAGATTGCCCGAAGAGTGAGAAGCTTGTTGTAG
- the purE gene encoding 5-(carboxyamino)imidazole ribonucleotide mutase, whose translation MAENAPLVGIIMGSKSDWETMQPAADMLKEFGVEHECRVVSAHRTPDWMNEYAKTAEQRGLEVIIAGAGGAAHLPGMVASQTVLPVLGVPVKSRALNGLDSLLSIVQMPGGVPVGTLAIGDAGSKNAALLAIRILANTRPELREKLHAFQKEQTESVLENSELC comes from the coding sequence ATGGCGGAGAACGCCCCGCTTGTTGGGATTATTATGGGAAGCAAGTCCGACTGGGAGACGATGCAACCCGCAGCGGACATGCTGAAAGAGTTTGGCGTCGAACATGAATGTCGAGTTGTCTCTGCGCATCGGACTCCCGATTGGATGAACGAATATGCAAAGACTGCGGAACAGCGCGGGTTGGAAGTGATTATCGCTGGGGCGGGTGGGGCGGCTCACCTGCCTGGGATGGTTGCTTCCCAAACTGTCCTCCCCGTCTTGGGAGTCCCGGTCAAAAGCCGAGCACTGAACGGGCTCGATTCGCTACTGTCGATCGTGCAAATGCCCGGTGGAGTCCCGGTCGGAACACTTGCGATTGGTGATGCCGGAAGCAAAAACGCAGCTTTGCTGGCAATTCGAATTCTGGCGAACACGCGTCCCGAACTGCGTGAAAAACTTCATGCGTTTCAGAAGGAACAAACAGAGAGCGTTCTGGAGAACTCGGAACTATGCTAA
- a CDS encoding SDR family oxidoreductase, translated as MISIDLSGKVAVVTGGIQGLGKATATMLKHAGAQVAVNYFDDAEGISRGRAATLAEEWGGNGFVAAADVRSRSEMKQFYEQTKEKFGRIDFLVNNAAVLRDRSIKNMTDEEWDTVIETNLSSVFRASQSVTPYLEKGGRIVNMASISGVIGFYGQANYASAKAGVITLTKVLSRELASKGINVNAVAPGVVLTEMGESIPDAARQKMLEQIPLNRFGEPEEIASTILFLCSDLSSYITGQTLHVNGGWWAA; from the coding sequence ATGATCTCGATTGATTTGTCAGGCAAGGTAGCGGTCGTGACTGGGGGAATTCAAGGACTTGGCAAGGCGACAGCAACCATGCTTAAGCATGCAGGTGCTCAGGTCGCTGTCAACTACTTTGATGACGCAGAGGGAATCAGCCGGGGACGAGCCGCAACCTTGGCGGAAGAGTGGGGCGGCAACGGATTCGTTGCCGCCGCCGATGTCCGCAGCCGTTCAGAGATGAAACAGTTTTACGAACAGACGAAAGAGAAGTTTGGCCGAATTGATTTCCTGGTGAATAATGCCGCGGTGCTGAGAGATCGCAGTATCAAGAATATGACGGACGAAGAATGGGACACCGTCATTGAAACCAACTTGTCATCAGTCTTTCGCGCGAGCCAGTCTGTCACCCCTTATCTGGAGAAAGGGGGACGGATCGTCAATATGGCTTCTATCTCGGGAGTCATCGGATTTTACGGGCAAGCCAATTACGCTTCTGCGAAGGCGGGCGTGATTACACTCACGAAAGTTCTCAGCCGTGAACTGGCCAGCAAAGGCATTAACGTCAACGCCGTCGCTCCTGGAGTCGTACTGACAGAAATGGGTGAATCGATTCCGGACGCGGCACGTCAGAAAATGCTCGAACAGATTCCACTCAACAGGTTCGGAGAACCGGAAGAGATCGCCTCCACAATTTTATTCCTGTGCAGCGACCTCTCCTCATACATCACCGGACAAACTCTCCATGTCAACGGTGGATGGTGGGCAGCCTGA